A window from Solanum stenotomum isolate F172 chromosome 7, ASM1918654v1, whole genome shotgun sequence encodes these proteins:
- the LOC125870344 gene encoding small polypeptide DEVIL 14: protein MATLASSMSSLRSSKMRKWQGCSKQVRQQRARLYIIWRCTVLLLCWHD, encoded by the coding sequence ATGGCTACTCTTGCAAGTTCAATGTCATCGTTAAGGAGTTCGAAAATGAGGAAATGGCAAGGATGTTCGAAGCAAGTTAGACAACAAAGGGCGAGACTTTACATTATTTGGAGATGTACAGTCTTGCTTCTATGTTGGCACGATTAA